A single genomic interval of Lathyrus oleraceus cultivar Zhongwan6 chromosome 7, CAAS_Psat_ZW6_1.0, whole genome shotgun sequence harbors:
- the LOC127107302 gene encoding uncharacterized protein LOC127107302, with protein MAGTFICTLFITLLFATSAFANVHHHRSPEVYFQNGNFEEKPNPRYLKKTRLIGKHALPKWEINGLVEYISGGPQPGGMYFPVTHGVHAVRLGNEASISQTIKVKPGQWYALILGATRTCAQDEVLRISVPSQSGDVPLQTLYSLNGDVIAWGFKASSSAAKVTFHNPGVQEDPTCGPLLDAVAIREFYPPMPTKHNLVKNPGFEEGPFPIFNSTNGVLLPPKQQDLVSPLPGWIIESLKAIKFIDSNHFQVPFGHGAVELVAGKESAIAQILRTVPNKVYNMKFTIGDGRNGCHGSMMVEAFAAKDTLKVPFKSVGKGAFKTASFNFKAVSDRTRITFYSSFYHTRIDDFGSLCGPVLDQVIVSPVA; from the exons ATGGCAGGCACATTCATATGTACACTTTTCATAACTTTGCTTTTTGCTACTTCAGCATTTGCAAATGTTCATCATCACAGGTCACCAGAAG TTTACTTTCAAAATGGGAACTTTGAAGAGAAACCAAACCCAAGATATCTAAAGAAAACAAGACTCATAGGGAAACATGCACTTCCCAAATGGGAAATCAATGGTCTAGTTGAGTACATCTCTGGAGGACCACAACCAGGAGGAATGTACTTTCCAGTGACACATGGAGTTCATGCAGTTAGGCTTGGAAATGAAGCTTCAATCTCCCAAACCATTAAAGTCAAACCTGGTCAGTGGTATGCTCTAATATTAGGAGCCACAAGGACATGTGCTCAAGATGAAGTTTTGAGAATCTCAGTGCCTTCCCAATCCGGTGATGTTCCGTTGCAAACACTCTATAGCCTCAATGGCGATGTTATTGCTTGGGGATTCAAGGCTAGTTCTTCTGCTGCAAAAGTTACATTCCATAACCCTGGTGTTCAAGAAGATCCTACTTGTGGTCCACTTTTGGATGCTGTTGCTATTAGAGAGTTCTACCCTCCTATGCCTACAAAAC ATAATTTGGTAAAAAACCCTGGGTTTGAGGAGGGTCCGTTTCCGATTTTCAACTCGACCAACGGTGTTCTTCTCCCTCCGAAACAACAAGATCTTGTGTCCCCACTCCCCGGTTGGATTATTGAATCCCTGAAAGCAATTAAGTTCATtgattcaaaccatttccaaGTACCATTTGGACACGGAGCGGTTGAGCTTGTTGCAGGAAAGGAAAGTGCCATTGCACAAATTCTAAGAACAGTTCCAAACAAAGTCTACAATATGAAATTCACAATTGGTGACGGAAGAAATGGTTGTCATGGATCTATGATGGTTGAAGCTTTTGCTGCAAAAGATACTCTTAAAGTTCCTTTCAAATCTGTAGGAAAGGGAGCATTCAAGACAGCAAGTTTCAACTTCAAAGCAGTTTCAGACAGAACTAGAATCACATTCTATAGCTCTTTCTATCATACAAGGATTGATGATTTTGGATCTCTTTGTGGCCCTGTTCTTGATCAAGTTATAGTATCCCCTGTTGCCTAA
- the LOC127103854 gene encoding uncharacterized protein LOC127103854, translated as MYPQVKPNHQADYQLLDERIKAIGGFYAYGMDVKYLCLVPNAVLLHKFKALDLPKYKGLSCPRSHVIIYYRKMSSYIDNDEILIHCFQDKLSGASLDWYMSLECSKIRSWKDLSKAFLKQYKYNLDMAPRLQLQNQACKCGETLKEYAQRWREMASKFRLALTDIELVDIFMSTLQSLYYENMVSSLSSNFVDIVTIGERIENGLKIGKIASVDSQTMAKKSQGFAKKKEVEASVVIANVCPQVQAPMALMPYYPYLYIAATQYQ; from the coding sequence ATGTATCCTCAAGTTAAACCCAATCATCAAGCAGACTATCAGTTACTAGATGAGAGGATTAAAGCCATTGGAGGTTTTTATGCTTATGGTATGGATGTTAAATACTTATGCTTAGTGCCTAATGCGGTGCTTCTTCATAAGTTCAAAGCACTGGACCTACCAAAATACAAGGGTTTAAGTTGTCCAAGAAGTCATGTCATCATATATTATAGGAAGATGTCATCCTACATTGATAATGATGAGATTCTCatccattgcttccaagacaaattatctggggcatccttggattgGTATATGAGCTTAGAATGCAGTAAAATCAGATCTTGGAAGGACTTGTCTAAAGCCTTTctcaagcaatacaagtataaccTGGACATGGCTCCCAGGTTACAGCTGCAAAATCAAGCCTGCAAGTGCGGAGAAACATTAAAGGAATATGCTCAGAGATGGCGTGAGATGGCTTCCAAATTTAGACTTGCACTAACAGATATTGAATTGGTTGATATCTTCATGAGCACACTCCAAAGTTTATACTATGAGAATATGGTTAGTAGTTTATCGTCCAACTTTGTCGACATAGTTACCATTGGAGAACGTATTGAGAATGGACTGAAAATAGGAAAGATTGCTAGTGTTGATAGCCAGACAATGGCCAAGAAATCTCAGGgttttgctaagaagaaggaggTTGAGGCAAGTGTCGTGATAGCCAATGTTTGCCCTCAAGTTCAAGCACCTATGGCTCTTATGCCATACTACCCTTATTTGTACATTGCCGCAACTCAGTATCAGTAA